In one Carettochelys insculpta isolate YL-2023 chromosome 6, ASM3395843v1, whole genome shotgun sequence genomic region, the following are encoded:
- the GANC gene encoding neutral alpha-glucosidase C isoform X2, with protein sequence MEPAKEKESSVQDEAVGRSNFKNCNHIAFYRRQKRLHPGKSLYRALLDSATLSNDGVKLQIINEKNKVPLQVEIYAIEGNIFRIKINELSPLKSRYEVQDVLIKEPATQRLSIAQKEAGILVLTCDAEDRKLHITANPFLIELESQGETVLSVNTNGLLNFEHLQPPPQNSKRTAQIKEDISADSFQENQEDLGLWEEKFGSFLDIKANGPSSIGLDFSLHGFEHVYGIPEHAETFLLKNTSDNDAYRLFNLDVYGHKIHDKMGIYGSVPFLLAHKPNRTSGIFWLNSSETLVEINTKAVMEHVPSKAPPDITKQRVIPQTDVRWMSESGIIDVFLLLGPTPFDIFKQYSQLTGTQALPPLFSLGYHQCRWNYEDEQDVKAVDAGFDENNIPYDVIWLDIEHTEGKKYFTWDKKKFQSPKRMQELLKRKKRKLVVIIDPHIKVDPTYTLYSQAKKRGYFVKDRKGQDFEGICWPGSSSYLDFTNPEVRQWYAEQFAFKSYEGSTEILFVWNDMNEPSVFKGAELTMQRDAVHHGNWEHREVHNLYGFYQQMATAEGLIKRSEGQTRPFVLTRSFFAGSQKYGAVWTGDNVAEWSYLKISIPMLLTISIAGISFCGADVGGFIGDPEPELLVRWYQAGAYQPFFRGHSNIESKRREPWLFGDENTRIIREAIRERYTLLPYLYSLFYQAHTTAEPVMRPLWVEFPKEQETFGVEDEYMLGNALLVHPVTEQEATTVNILLPGSDEVWYDFRSFRRLDCPGTLKMPVTIENIPVFQRGGSVVSLKTAVGRSTEWMADTSYELHVALDSKPPSRSLQKEEGWRIASGHKLPLQSQRE encoded by the exons TGTCCAAGATGAGGCTGTGGGCAGAAGCAACTTTAAGAACTGCAACCACATTGCTTTCTACAG GCGTCAGAAACGTCTGCATCCTGGGAAGTCCTTGTATCGAGCACTATTGGATTCGGCTACATTAAGCAATGATGGTGTCAAACTCCAAATAATTAATGAGAAGAATAAG GTTCCTCTCCAAGTGGAAATTTATGCAATAGAAGGCAACATTTTCAGGATTAAAATTAATGAGCTTTCTCCTCTCAAATCAAGATATGAAGTCCAGGATGTTCTCATAAAAGAACCTGCCACTCAGAG aCTCTCAATAGCCCAGAAGGAGGCGGGTATTCTGGTGTTAACGTGTGATGCTGAGGACCGGAAGCTTCACATCACAGCAAATCCATTCCTGATAGAATTAGAGTCCCAGGGTGAGACTGTACTCAGTGTGAACACCAATGGTCTGTTGAACTTTGAGCATCTACAACCACCACCCCAAAACAG CAAAAGGACAGCACAAATCAAAGAGGACATATCAGCTGACTCCTTTCAG GAAAATCAAGAGGATCTCGGTCTCTGGGAGGAGAAATTTGGCAGTTTTTTAGACATCAAAGCTAATG GTCCCAGTTCCATAGGCTTGGATTTTTCTTTGCATGGATTTGAACATGTTTATGGAATACCAGAGCATGCCGAAACATTTCTCCTCAAAAACACCAG TGACAATGATGCTTACCGGCTTTTTAACTTGGATGTCTATGGGCACAAAATCCATGACAAAATGGGCATTTATGGTTCGGTGCCCTTTCTGCTAGCACATAAACCAAACAGAACTTCTGGTATCTTCTGGCTGAATTCCTCAGAAACTCTAGTGGAGATTAATACAAAAGCTGTAATGGAG CATGTCCCATCCAAAGCTCCTCCAGATATAACTAAGCAGAGAGTGATACCTCAAACTGATGTGCGCTGGATGTCAGAAAGTGGAATAATTGATGTTTTCTTGCTACTGGGACCTACCCCTTTTGACATCTTCAAGCAGTATTCACAACTGACAG GCACTCAAGCCTTGCCTCCACTCTTTTCCTTGGGTTACCACCAGTGCCGCTGGAACTATGAGGATGAGCAGGACGTAAAGGCAGTAGACGCCGGATTTGATGAAAACAATATCCCATATGATGTTATATGGCTGGACATAGAGCACACAGAGGGCAAGAAATACTTCACCTGggacaaaaaaaaattccagagCCCCAAAAGGATGCAGGAACTGCTCAAGAGGAAAAAACGCAAG CTTGTCGTCATTATAGACCCTCATATTAAGGTTGATCCCACATATACCCTATACTCTCAGGCCAAAAAGAGGGGGTATTTTGTGAAGGATAGGAAAGGCCAAGACTTTGAGGGCATCTGCTGGCCAG GTTCCTCTTCTTACCTGGATTTCACCAATCCTGAAGTCCGCCAATGGTATGCAGAACAGTTTGCCTTCAAGTCATATGAG GGCTCTACTGAGATCCTGTTTGTATGGAATGATATGAATGAGCCTTCAGTCTTCAAAGGGGCAGAACTAACCATGCAAAGAGATGCCGTCCACCATGGCAACTGGGAGCACCGAGAGGTTCACAATCTCTATGGTTTTTACCAG CAAATGGCAACTGCAGAGGGACTCATTAAACGGTCAGAGGGACAGACGAGGCCATTTGTTCTCACACGCTCTTTCTTTGCAGGATCACAGAAGTATG GGGCAGTGTGGACAGGAGACAATGTAGCAGAGTGGAGTTACTTAAAAATCTCCATCCCGATGTTGCTCACAATCAGCATTGCGGGAATTTCATTCTGTGGAG cTGATGTGGGTGGGTTTATTGGGGACCCAGAACCAGAGCTACTTGTTCGCTGGTATCAGGCTGGCGCATACCAGCCCTTCTTCAGAGGCCATTCCAATATTGAGAGCAAACGGCGTGAACCATGGCTGTTTGGGGATGAGAACACACGGATCATCAGGGAAGCGATTAGAGAGCGCTACACCCTTCTGCCCTATTTGTATTCATTGTTCTACCAGGCACACACAACAGCTGAACCTGTCATGAG GCCTCTTTGGGTAGAGTTCCCCAAGGAACAAGAAACTTTTGGAGTAGAAGATGAATACATGCTGG GAAATGCTTTACTGGTCCATCCAGTCACTGAACAAGAGGCCACTACCGTGAACATTTTATTGCCAGGGTCAGATGAG GTTTGGTATGACTTCAGAAGCTTTAGACGACTCGACTGTCCAGGCACTCTGAAGATGCCAGTAACAATAGAGAAT ATTCCAGTGTTCCAGCGAGGAGGGAGTGTGGTGTCCCTTAAAACCGCAGTGGGAAGATCCACTGAATGGATGGCAGATACTTCTTATGAACTCCATGTTGCTCTGGACTCCAAG CCACCCTCCAGAAGTTTACAGAAAGAAGAAGGGTGGCGGATTGCCTCAGGCCACAAACTTCCTCTTCAGTCCCAGAGAGAATGA
- the GANC gene encoding neutral alpha-glucosidase C isoform X1, producing MEPAKEKESSVQDEAVGRSNFKNCNHIAFYRRQKRLHPGKSLYRALLDSATLSNDGVKLQIINEKNKVPLQVEIYAIEGNIFRIKINELSPLKSRYEVQDVLIKEPATQRLSIAQKEAGILVLTCDAEDRKLHITANPFLIELESQGETVLSVNTNGLLNFEHLQPPPQNSKRTAQIKEDISADSFQENQEDLGLWEEKFGSFLDIKANGPSSIGLDFSLHGFEHVYGIPEHAETFLLKNTSDNDAYRLFNLDVYGHKIHDKMGIYGSVPFLLAHKPNRTSGIFWLNSSETLVEINTKAVMEHVPSKAPPDITKQRVIPQTDVRWMSESGIIDVFLLLGPTPFDIFKQYSQLTGTQALPPLFSLGYHQCRWNYEDEQDVKAVDAGFDENNIPYDVIWLDIEHTEGKKYFTWDKKKFQSPKRMQELLKRKKRKLVVIIDPHIKVDPTYTLYSQAKKRGYFVKDRKGQDFEGICWPGSSSYLDFTNPEVRQWYAEQFAFKSYEGSTEILFVWNDMNEPSVFKGAELTMQRDAVHHGNWEHREVHNLYGFYQQMATAEGLIKRSEGQTRPFVLTRSFFAGSQKYGAVWTGDNVAEWSYLKISIPMLLTISIAGISFCGADVGGFIGDPEPELLVRWYQAGAYQPFFRGHSNIESKRREPWLFGDENTRIIREAIRERYTLLPYLYSLFYQAHTTAEPVMRPLWVEFPKEQETFGVEDEYMLGNALLVHPVTEQEATTVNILLPGSDEVWYDFRSFRRLDCPGTLKMPVTIENIPVFQRGGSVVSLKTAVGRSTEWMADTSYELHVALDSKGSAVGEFYLDDGHSFQYLHKKQFLHRKFTFHKNVFSSSCADEIGQYHTKCVVEQVLILGVEKKPTSVTARLHDGRDKEVIFTYDTKTSMLMLEQLLLNIGADWEIHIK from the exons TGTCCAAGATGAGGCTGTGGGCAGAAGCAACTTTAAGAACTGCAACCACATTGCTTTCTACAG GCGTCAGAAACGTCTGCATCCTGGGAAGTCCTTGTATCGAGCACTATTGGATTCGGCTACATTAAGCAATGATGGTGTCAAACTCCAAATAATTAATGAGAAGAATAAG GTTCCTCTCCAAGTGGAAATTTATGCAATAGAAGGCAACATTTTCAGGATTAAAATTAATGAGCTTTCTCCTCTCAAATCAAGATATGAAGTCCAGGATGTTCTCATAAAAGAACCTGCCACTCAGAG aCTCTCAATAGCCCAGAAGGAGGCGGGTATTCTGGTGTTAACGTGTGATGCTGAGGACCGGAAGCTTCACATCACAGCAAATCCATTCCTGATAGAATTAGAGTCCCAGGGTGAGACTGTACTCAGTGTGAACACCAATGGTCTGTTGAACTTTGAGCATCTACAACCACCACCCCAAAACAG CAAAAGGACAGCACAAATCAAAGAGGACATATCAGCTGACTCCTTTCAG GAAAATCAAGAGGATCTCGGTCTCTGGGAGGAGAAATTTGGCAGTTTTTTAGACATCAAAGCTAATG GTCCCAGTTCCATAGGCTTGGATTTTTCTTTGCATGGATTTGAACATGTTTATGGAATACCAGAGCATGCCGAAACATTTCTCCTCAAAAACACCAG TGACAATGATGCTTACCGGCTTTTTAACTTGGATGTCTATGGGCACAAAATCCATGACAAAATGGGCATTTATGGTTCGGTGCCCTTTCTGCTAGCACATAAACCAAACAGAACTTCTGGTATCTTCTGGCTGAATTCCTCAGAAACTCTAGTGGAGATTAATACAAAAGCTGTAATGGAG CATGTCCCATCCAAAGCTCCTCCAGATATAACTAAGCAGAGAGTGATACCTCAAACTGATGTGCGCTGGATGTCAGAAAGTGGAATAATTGATGTTTTCTTGCTACTGGGACCTACCCCTTTTGACATCTTCAAGCAGTATTCACAACTGACAG GCACTCAAGCCTTGCCTCCACTCTTTTCCTTGGGTTACCACCAGTGCCGCTGGAACTATGAGGATGAGCAGGACGTAAAGGCAGTAGACGCCGGATTTGATGAAAACAATATCCCATATGATGTTATATGGCTGGACATAGAGCACACAGAGGGCAAGAAATACTTCACCTGggacaaaaaaaaattccagagCCCCAAAAGGATGCAGGAACTGCTCAAGAGGAAAAAACGCAAG CTTGTCGTCATTATAGACCCTCATATTAAGGTTGATCCCACATATACCCTATACTCTCAGGCCAAAAAGAGGGGGTATTTTGTGAAGGATAGGAAAGGCCAAGACTTTGAGGGCATCTGCTGGCCAG GTTCCTCTTCTTACCTGGATTTCACCAATCCTGAAGTCCGCCAATGGTATGCAGAACAGTTTGCCTTCAAGTCATATGAG GGCTCTACTGAGATCCTGTTTGTATGGAATGATATGAATGAGCCTTCAGTCTTCAAAGGGGCAGAACTAACCATGCAAAGAGATGCCGTCCACCATGGCAACTGGGAGCACCGAGAGGTTCACAATCTCTATGGTTTTTACCAG CAAATGGCAACTGCAGAGGGACTCATTAAACGGTCAGAGGGACAGACGAGGCCATTTGTTCTCACACGCTCTTTCTTTGCAGGATCACAGAAGTATG GGGCAGTGTGGACAGGAGACAATGTAGCAGAGTGGAGTTACTTAAAAATCTCCATCCCGATGTTGCTCACAATCAGCATTGCGGGAATTTCATTCTGTGGAG cTGATGTGGGTGGGTTTATTGGGGACCCAGAACCAGAGCTACTTGTTCGCTGGTATCAGGCTGGCGCATACCAGCCCTTCTTCAGAGGCCATTCCAATATTGAGAGCAAACGGCGTGAACCATGGCTGTTTGGGGATGAGAACACACGGATCATCAGGGAAGCGATTAGAGAGCGCTACACCCTTCTGCCCTATTTGTATTCATTGTTCTACCAGGCACACACAACAGCTGAACCTGTCATGAG GCCTCTTTGGGTAGAGTTCCCCAAGGAACAAGAAACTTTTGGAGTAGAAGATGAATACATGCTGG GAAATGCTTTACTGGTCCATCCAGTCACTGAACAAGAGGCCACTACCGTGAACATTTTATTGCCAGGGTCAGATGAG GTTTGGTATGACTTCAGAAGCTTTAGACGACTCGACTGTCCAGGCACTCTGAAGATGCCAGTAACAATAGAGAAT ATTCCAGTGTTCCAGCGAGGAGGGAGTGTGGTGTCCCTTAAAACCGCAGTGGGAAGATCCACTGAATGGATGGCAGATACTTCTTATGAACTCCATGTTGCTCTGGACTCCAAG GGCTCTGCAGTAGGTGAGTTCTATCTAGATGATGGGCATTCATTTCAGTACCTTCATAAGAAGcagttcctgcacaggaaatTCACTTTCCACAAGAATGTTTTTTCTTCCAG CTGTGCTGATGAAATTGGGCAATACCACACAAAATGTGTAGTTGAACAGGTACTCATTCTGGGAGTTGAAAAGAAGCCCACGTCTGTGACAGCCAGGCTTCACG ATGGGAGAGACAAAGAAGTGATTTTTACATATGATACCAAGACCTCCATGTTGATGCTGGAACAACTATTATTGAATATTGGTGCTGACTGGGAAATTCACATCAAGTGA